The following proteins are co-located in the Pseudarthrobacter siccitolerans genome:
- a CDS encoding MFS transporter has translation MDSKIQSPAAEREARRAAAASAVGSLVEWYDFALYGAAAALIFKTYFFGTTDPAAGLLAAFATFAVGYFARPFGGMVFGHLGDKIGRKPVMIATLTIMGISTALIGVLPGYDVIGLGAPLLLVLLRIAQGLGAGAEYAGAVILSSESAPSTRRGFYASWSGAGVWIGSALGLLSFQAVLSMTGDAFYTWGWRIPFILSLVMLLISMYIRRKVNETRSFEKAKQGKEIERIPLVRLFRTEKRRLLVALGSNFVLSGFAYIPQVWALSYLTNNLGLAAALALGINAALLLGGAAFMPLFGRLGDKVGRRKLFLFGAAFGAAWAFPMFMLIDTRQPVLILLALVVCFVGAVATSMAAQAAFLTELFPPAIRYSGVAFAREVSGALLGGTAPLLATALFAWSGHWWPIATFMVVMALVSLTAVYYSKYFRSDAHQASDERFNEDTEGQGPSSRRSPVQSIPAQ, from the coding sequence ATGGATTCGAAAATCCAGTCCCCGGCGGCTGAGCGCGAGGCCCGGCGCGCGGCCGCAGCCTCCGCCGTCGGCAGCCTTGTCGAATGGTATGACTTCGCCCTCTACGGTGCCGCAGCGGCCTTGATTTTCAAGACCTACTTCTTCGGGACCACCGACCCCGCAGCCGGCCTGCTGGCCGCTTTCGCAACATTCGCCGTCGGGTATTTTGCCCGCCCGTTCGGTGGCATGGTGTTCGGGCATCTCGGTGACAAGATCGGCCGTAAACCCGTGATGATCGCCACGCTGACCATCATGGGTATCAGCACGGCGCTCATCGGTGTCCTGCCGGGTTACGACGTTATCGGCTTGGGGGCTCCACTGCTGCTGGTGCTGCTTCGGATCGCCCAGGGCCTCGGAGCCGGAGCGGAATACGCCGGAGCCGTCATCCTTTCCTCGGAGTCGGCGCCGTCGACCCGCCGCGGCTTCTATGCGTCCTGGTCGGGCGCGGGAGTGTGGATCGGTTCGGCCCTCGGCCTCCTGTCCTTCCAAGCGGTGCTCTCCATGACCGGCGACGCTTTCTACACCTGGGGCTGGCGGATTCCGTTCATCCTCAGCCTCGTGATGCTGCTCATCAGCATGTACATCCGGCGCAAGGTCAACGAAACCCGCTCGTTCGAGAAGGCGAAGCAAGGCAAGGAGATTGAGCGCATTCCCCTGGTCCGACTCTTCCGCACCGAGAAGCGCCGGCTGCTGGTTGCCCTGGGATCGAACTTTGTCCTGTCAGGATTCGCATACATCCCCCAGGTCTGGGCGCTGAGCTACCTGACCAATAACCTGGGTCTCGCCGCCGCCCTTGCCCTTGGCATCAACGCCGCGCTCCTGCTCGGCGGTGCCGCATTCATGCCGCTCTTCGGGCGCCTCGGGGACAAAGTGGGACGCCGGAAGCTGTTCCTCTTCGGAGCTGCCTTTGGTGCAGCGTGGGCATTCCCCATGTTCATGCTCATCGATACCCGCCAACCTGTTCTGATCCTGCTGGCACTGGTCGTCTGCTTCGTGGGAGCGGTGGCCACCTCCATGGCCGCCCAGGCCGCCTTCCTGACCGAACTGTTCCCTCCGGCCATCCGCTACTCGGGCGTCGCTTTCGCCCGCGAAGTCAGCGGTGCGCTGCTCGGCGGCACCGCACCACTTCTCGCCACGGCACTGTTCGCCTGGTCCGGACACTGGTGGCCGATCGCGACGTTCATGGTGGTCATGGCTCTGGTCAGCCTCACAGCGGTCTACTACTCCAAATACTTCCGTTCTGACGCACATCAGGCCAGCGACGAGCGTTTCAACGAAGACACCGAGGGCCAGGGCCCCAGCTCCCGCAGGTCCCCTGTGCAGTCAATTCCCGCACAGTAA
- a CDS encoding MBL fold metallo-hydrolase yields the protein MPGVDRVKLTMVTDNHVDMLLADLPNVTRTGLAHHFDPKTQCVLGENGIALHVEVSWGRYTYRALFDTGMSANVLLHNLSTLHLAANELDHVVLSHGHPDHYGGLQGLLDAREAPLPISVHPDAFAPRYLRLASGQVAPYFNYGLTKESVTSRGGMLVEHTQPLEIGPGLIATGPIPRETDFEVPPTDLSAPNALLHVREGKVEADVVPDDQALVIQLGDGIIVLAGCSHAGIINTINYAKRITGVERVIGAFGGFHLGFPGSPKAKTEKTIQALKDLDVEVIAPSHCTGMEAIMDIARAIPGRFLLNVTGSAVSLQAGPTLAVDLDAEAREGATRK from the coding sequence ATGCCTGGAGTTGACCGGGTAAAGCTGACGATGGTGACCGACAACCATGTCGACATGCTGCTTGCGGACCTTCCCAACGTGACCCGCACGGGGTTGGCCCACCACTTCGATCCCAAGACGCAGTGCGTGCTGGGCGAAAATGGAATTGCGCTGCACGTGGAGGTCAGCTGGGGCAGGTACACCTACCGGGCACTGTTCGATACCGGCATGTCCGCAAATGTCCTGCTGCACAACCTCTCGACGCTTCACCTCGCCGCCAACGAGCTGGACCACGTCGTCCTCAGCCACGGGCACCCGGACCACTATGGGGGACTGCAAGGACTGCTCGACGCGCGGGAGGCACCGTTGCCGATCTCCGTCCACCCTGACGCGTTCGCCCCACGCTACCTTCGGCTCGCCTCAGGCCAGGTGGCCCCGTACTTCAACTACGGGCTGACCAAGGAATCGGTGACTTCCCGCGGCGGCATGCTGGTGGAGCACACCCAGCCGCTGGAAATTGGGCCAGGACTCATCGCAACCGGCCCGATTCCCCGGGAGACCGACTTCGAGGTTCCGCCCACGGACCTTTCCGCCCCCAACGCGCTGTTGCACGTCCGGGAGGGCAAGGTGGAGGCGGACGTCGTCCCGGACGACCAGGCCCTGGTCATCCAGCTGGGGGACGGCATCATCGTCCTCGCCGGGTGCAGCCATGCAGGCATCATCAACACGATCAATTACGCGAAGCGGATCACCGGCGTCGAACGGGTCATTGGTGCCTTCGGCGGATTCCACCTGGGCTTCCCGGGCTCACCGAAAGCCAAGACGGAAAAGACCATTCAGGCGCTGAAGGACCTTGACGTTGAAGTGATTGCACCCAGCCACTGCACCGGCATGGAGGCGATCATGGATATCGCCCGGGCGATCCCGGGCCGTTTCCTCCTGAACGTCACAGGTTCGGCAGTATCCCTCCAGGCAGGTCCCACCCTCGCCGTGGACCTCGACGCCGAAGCGCGTGAAGGAGCAACCCGGAAATGA
- a CDS encoding alcohol dehydrogenase catalytic domain-containing protein has protein sequence MKAVRLHQAGSGVQVDEVPVPRPTGEEVLIRVEAAGLCGSDAHILNGRTPLPHYPRILGHEVAGTVCETGPGAAGVEIGTRVAVNFLITCGQCRYCVSGRTSLCLSREGLGVVRDGGFAEYMVVPARNLIHIPGAVPFRHAALATDAFATSLHAISKRAQVQAGEGCIVVGVGGLGLSAVQLLKIRGAYPIIAVDADAKALELAMSLGATHSIPASAMEDGNHPAWAVTGGAVHAFDFVGRPETVQAATQAVDRGGRVVVVGHSPHSWNTADGSTMVREEKTVMGSYAFDKNEIEDVLGFMSRGLIDVDTMIGQVIGLDDVDHALATFGAPGRIPGRTIVEPAAGALKEGGFLLAEEPERTMS, from the coding sequence ATGAAAGCGGTTCGCCTGCACCAGGCCGGCAGTGGCGTCCAAGTGGATGAGGTTCCCGTCCCCCGGCCAACCGGTGAAGAGGTACTGATCCGCGTCGAGGCCGCCGGCCTGTGCGGCTCCGACGCCCACATCCTCAACGGCCGGACGCCGTTGCCGCACTATCCGCGCATCCTCGGACATGAGGTAGCGGGCACCGTTTGCGAAACGGGGCCCGGCGCCGCCGGCGTGGAAATCGGTACCCGCGTCGCGGTGAATTTCCTGATCACGTGCGGACAGTGCCGGTACTGCGTGTCAGGCCGGACCTCCCTCTGCCTCAGCAGGGAAGGGCTCGGCGTGGTACGCGACGGCGGGTTTGCGGAGTACATGGTGGTGCCCGCCCGGAACCTCATCCACATTCCAGGCGCAGTTCCCTTCCGCCATGCAGCCCTCGCCACTGACGCCTTCGCCACCTCCCTCCACGCAATCTCCAAACGCGCCCAGGTGCAGGCGGGGGAGGGCTGCATCGTGGTCGGGGTGGGTGGACTGGGTCTTAGCGCCGTGCAGCTGCTGAAAATCCGGGGCGCCTACCCCATCATTGCCGTGGACGCAGATGCGAAAGCACTTGAACTGGCAATGAGCCTGGGAGCCACCCACAGCATTCCCGCCAGCGCGATGGAGGACGGGAACCATCCGGCCTGGGCCGTGACCGGAGGCGCTGTCCACGCCTTCGACTTCGTCGGCCGTCCCGAGACCGTCCAGGCAGCCACCCAGGCAGTGGACCGCGGAGGCCGGGTGGTGGTGGTAGGCCACAGCCCCCACTCCTGGAACACGGCGGACGGAAGCACCATGGTCCGTGAGGAAAAAACCGTCATGGGCTCCTACGCCTTCGACAAAAACGAGATCGAAGACGTGCTTGGCTTCATGAGCCGCGGCCTCATCGACGTCGACACCATGATCGGGCAGGTCATCGGCCTTGACGACGTCGACCACGCCCTCGCCACGTTCGGGGCGCCCGGCCGCATCCCCGGCCGGACCATCGTGGAACCCGCCGCTGGCGCACTAAAAGAAGGCGGCTTCCTGCTCGCCGAAGAACCCGAAAGGACCATGTCATGA
- a CDS encoding cupin domain-containing protein, whose protein sequence is MSDATDFFTGNGFSRLTGPLAEKAREFDATLEKARNDAGFSPKGNLREPVITAEFPGCPTDLPINFLALPNRQMDYCLIRIKPGHGFPEHVHGYGDEIYLVISGHGKVRIDGELYDAGPLDTFHQRTGVRHEVFNPAENEEDFEIFAVNTPAVHQDLRSKFWGIPVPGATTDAEGRYHHDESPVR, encoded by the coding sequence ATGAGCGACGCCACAGATTTCTTCACCGGCAACGGATTCTCCCGGCTGACCGGGCCCCTGGCCGAAAAAGCGCGGGAATTCGACGCCACCCTCGAGAAGGCCCGCAACGATGCAGGATTCTCTCCGAAAGGCAACCTGCGCGAACCGGTCATCACCGCAGAATTCCCTGGCTGCCCCACGGACCTGCCGATCAATTTCCTTGCCCTGCCCAACCGGCAGATGGATTACTGCCTGATCAGGATCAAGCCCGGCCATGGCTTCCCGGAACACGTGCACGGCTACGGGGATGAGATCTACCTGGTGATCTCCGGCCACGGCAAGGTCCGGATTGACGGGGAACTCTACGACGCCGGCCCCCTGGACACCTTCCACCAGAGGACCGGAGTGCGGCATGAAGTGTTCAACCCGGCTGAAAACGAGGAAGATTTCGAGATCTTTGCGGTGAATACACCGGCCGTCCACCAGGACCTGCGCTCGAAGTTCTGGGGCATCCCCGTCCCCGGCGCCACCACGGACGCCGAAGGCAGGTACCACCACGACGAAAGCCCGGTCCGATGA
- a CDS encoding CaiB/BaiF CoA transferase family protein encodes MTLPLTGITVVALEQAVAVPFATRQLADLGATVIKVERPGRGDFARDYDETVDGLSSHFVWLNRNKKSIVLDLKTESGQETLRRLISKADVFVQNLAPGALERLGFVPEELCEEFPQLITCSLSGYGRGGPLGDKKAYDLLIQAEAGFLSVTGTEDEPAKAGISIADIAAGMYTYSGILSALYEREVTGKGRQLSVSLLDSLAEWMGFPYYYARYGGSRPVRAGAHHASIAPYGPVSCLDGSLLIAVQNEREWERFCTSVLANPELATDSRFDSVSNRIANRVDLDRLIDERLGTRPVQEVAEALDRAGIAQGRMNDVADLDQHPQLLARNRIGTVETEAGTVNAFLPVVESAGWTPRLEPVPAVGADTEAILGWLEEERVSA; translated from the coding sequence ATGACGCTGCCACTGACAGGAATCACAGTCGTTGCCCTCGAACAGGCCGTGGCGGTGCCCTTCGCCACACGCCAATTGGCCGACCTGGGTGCCACCGTCATCAAAGTCGAACGGCCCGGAAGAGGGGATTTCGCAAGGGACTATGACGAGACCGTCGACGGCCTCTCCAGCCACTTTGTCTGGCTTAACCGGAACAAGAAGTCCATCGTCCTGGACCTCAAGACGGAAAGCGGCCAGGAGACGCTGCGCCGCCTGATCTCCAAAGCCGACGTCTTTGTCCAGAACCTTGCTCCCGGAGCGCTTGAACGGCTCGGATTTGTTCCCGAAGAGTTGTGTGAGGAGTTCCCGCAACTGATCACATGCAGCCTCAGCGGATACGGCAGGGGCGGCCCGCTTGGCGACAAGAAGGCGTACGACCTGCTGATCCAGGCCGAAGCCGGTTTCCTCTCCGTCACGGGTACCGAGGATGAACCCGCCAAAGCGGGCATATCCATCGCTGACATCGCCGCGGGCATGTACACCTACAGCGGAATCCTCAGCGCTCTCTATGAACGGGAAGTCACGGGAAAGGGCCGCCAGCTGTCGGTATCCCTCCTGGACTCCCTCGCGGAGTGGATGGGTTTCCCGTACTACTATGCGCGATACGGGGGAAGCCGCCCGGTCCGGGCAGGAGCACATCACGCATCAATCGCCCCTTACGGTCCGGTGTCGTGCCTGGACGGGTCCCTCCTGATCGCGGTCCAGAACGAACGCGAGTGGGAACGCTTCTGTACCTCAGTGCTGGCTAACCCCGAGCTCGCAACGGATTCGAGGTTCGACAGTGTCAGCAACCGGATCGCCAACCGCGTTGACCTTGACCGGCTCATTGACGAACGGCTCGGGACGCGGCCTGTCCAGGAGGTGGCAGAGGCTTTGGACCGGGCAGGAATAGCCCAAGGCAGGATGAACGATGTGGCGGACCTGGATCAGCATCCCCAGCTCTTGGCGCGGAACCGGATCGGAACCGTGGAAACGGAGGCGGGAACCGTCAACGCCTTTCTCCCCGTCGTCGAATCAGCGGGTTGGACACCCAGGCTGGAGCCAGTTCCCGCTGTCGGCGCCGATACCGAAGCCATCCTCGGCTGGCTCGAAGAGGAGCGCGTGTCCGCCTAG
- a CDS encoding DUF808 domain-containing protein, which produces MSGGLVALLDDVAALARIAAASVDDVAAGAAKAGAKAAGVVIDDAAVTPQYVSGADPSRELPMIKKIFWGSLRNKLLIILPALLLVSAFIPWIIPFILMLGGTYLCFEGAEKVWHKLRGDHSDEKAPAVERGPEAEDKVVKGAITTDFILSCEIMVIAMNEVAGDSLWVRALILVLVAFAITVLVYGAVGLIVKMDDVGLHLTTKDSAGSKRFGELLVKGMPAVLAAITLIGTIAMLWVGGHIMVQGAHDLGWHAPYDLVHALEHPFAGIAVVGGFLAWLVNTLCSAVIGIVWGLVVMAVLHPLLKALPFGKGKGGHEEGDVRAAIGGHHETKHDGGPAS; this is translated from the coding sequence ATGAGCGGCGGCCTCGTCGCCCTGCTGGACGACGTCGCAGCGCTGGCCCGGATAGCGGCTGCCTCGGTGGACGACGTCGCTGCCGGAGCCGCCAAAGCGGGGGCCAAGGCGGCCGGCGTGGTGATTGACGACGCTGCAGTCACTCCACAGTATGTGTCCGGGGCGGACCCGTCCCGCGAGTTGCCGATGATCAAGAAAATCTTCTGGGGCTCGCTCCGCAACAAGCTGTTGATCATCCTGCCGGCGCTGCTGCTGGTCAGCGCCTTCATCCCGTGGATCATTCCGTTCATCCTCATGCTCGGCGGCACCTACCTCTGCTTCGAAGGTGCCGAGAAGGTCTGGCACAAGCTCCGGGGAGACCACTCGGACGAAAAGGCGCCAGCCGTTGAACGTGGTCCGGAGGCGGAGGACAAGGTGGTCAAGGGCGCCATCACCACCGACTTCATCCTGTCCTGCGAGATCATGGTCATCGCGATGAACGAGGTGGCCGGCGACTCCTTATGGGTCCGGGCGCTGATCCTGGTCCTCGTAGCCTTCGCGATCACAGTGCTCGTGTACGGTGCCGTGGGACTCATCGTCAAAATGGACGACGTCGGCCTGCACCTGACCACCAAGGACTCCGCCGGTTCCAAGCGCTTCGGCGAACTGCTCGTCAAGGGGATGCCCGCCGTACTGGCCGCGATCACCCTGATCGGCACCATCGCCATGCTGTGGGTTGGCGGTCACATCATGGTGCAGGGTGCACACGACCTCGGCTGGCACGCGCCCTATGACTTGGTTCATGCCCTCGAGCACCCCTTCGCCGGGATCGCGGTGGTGGGTGGCTTCCTGGCCTGGCTGGTAAATACCCTGTGCTCGGCCGTTATCGGCATTGTCTGGGGCCTCGTGGTCATGGCCGTCCTGCACCCGCTGCTGAAGGCGCTGCCGTTCGGCAAAGGGAAGGGCGGCCACGAGGAGGGCGACGTTCGCGCCGCAATCGGCGGCCACCATGAGACGAAACACGACGGCGGTCCCGCCTCTTAG
- a CDS encoding lipid kinase, producing the protein MKVAREARSAAVVINAGSRRGAAAHELAVDTMRKAGVPVSVVHPVLSGAELAGTLDRVIADGHDLVVVGGGDGTVACAAGRVAGTNIMLGVLPLGTANDFARTLEIPDDLAAACAAIAAGKVVDIDLGRADGQPFLNVASVGLSVGVTEALRPRLKRYIGPLAYAVATLQAYARHKPFRARLEFPDGDHEPLELEELLQVAVGNGRHYGGGNTVSPTAGIDDHTLDIYAILAGPLREHVSIARLLKDGSFIKHDRVYHLTSRQVRLVTEPPLPVNLDGEIAKLTPTDFTVQRNAVHVVVPQSSTAASFNGPGPAGGPLV; encoded by the coding sequence ATGAAGGTTGCCCGCGAGGCCCGCTCCGCTGCCGTTGTGATCAATGCCGGCTCACGCCGAGGGGCTGCGGCACACGAACTGGCCGTGGACACCATGCGAAAGGCAGGCGTCCCTGTCTCGGTTGTGCACCCCGTCCTGTCGGGAGCGGAGCTGGCCGGCACGCTCGATCGAGTAATTGCCGACGGGCACGACCTGGTGGTTGTCGGCGGCGGCGACGGGACGGTGGCCTGCGCCGCCGGTCGGGTTGCCGGCACCAATATTATGCTGGGCGTTCTTCCGCTGGGCACGGCCAATGACTTCGCCCGCACGCTGGAGATACCGGATGACCTTGCCGCGGCATGCGCCGCGATCGCAGCCGGGAAGGTGGTGGACATCGACCTTGGCCGCGCCGATGGCCAGCCCTTCCTCAACGTCGCTTCTGTTGGCTTGTCGGTGGGCGTTACCGAGGCTCTCCGCCCGCGCCTGAAGCGGTACATCGGGCCGCTGGCATACGCCGTAGCTACGCTGCAGGCTTATGCCCGGCACAAGCCGTTCCGGGCCCGCCTCGAGTTCCCGGACGGAGACCACGAGCCGCTGGAGCTCGAGGAGCTGCTTCAGGTGGCCGTGGGCAACGGGCGGCACTACGGCGGCGGCAACACGGTCTCCCCCACGGCGGGAATCGATGATCACACTCTTGACATCTACGCGATCCTGGCCGGGCCGCTCCGGGAGCACGTCAGCATCGCACGGTTGCTCAAGGACGGAAGCTTCATCAAGCACGACCGGGTGTACCACCTGACCAGCCGACAGGTCCGGCTGGTCACCGAACCGCCGCTGCCGGTGAACCTCGACGGCGAGATTGCGAAGCTCACGCCCACCGACTTCACCGTCCAGCGCAACGCCGTCCACGTGGTGGTACCGCAGAGCAGCACCGCTGCATCCTTCAACGGACCCGGCCCTGCGGGCGGTCCGCTCGTTTGA
- a CDS encoding MFS transporter, whose amino-acid sequence MSSAISAPAPQRFPLAAMMVLATIAFTAITTELLPSGLLPQVSTGLNVSEPVAGYLAAAYAAVIVVTVVPAARLLANIPKRPLLVALVLTFALSNALVGLAPDFTFAMVARLVGGLAHGLLWTTMAPYVARVVPADKVGKALAVVFSGNSLGLAIGAPVGTALGTVLGWRAAFLALAGFGVLLAVLGFFFLPPVRRGAGEARPSMRAAIAQPGVKSVAIAWPLLVLAHFALFTYIAPYIREAGLPDYAISLSLTVLGVAGLLGIWIAGLTVDSHPRRSLLITTAAIAASMLALPFVGGSLVFALALMTVWGAGLGAIGIYNQSAILRAGRENKDAANGLTVLTIQLGITIGALYGSAALVVAGPLLVPAAAAIPVIAALVIAWAGKTAAYPPGPRESTWKQPRPVGERENTH is encoded by the coding sequence ATGTCCTCCGCGATTTCCGCGCCGGCGCCCCAGCGATTCCCGCTGGCCGCCATGATGGTCCTGGCAACCATCGCCTTCACCGCCATCACCACCGAGCTGCTCCCGTCCGGTCTGCTCCCCCAGGTCAGCACGGGCCTGAACGTGTCCGAGCCGGTAGCGGGCTACCTCGCCGCCGCCTATGCCGCCGTCATTGTGGTCACCGTGGTGCCCGCGGCGCGGCTGCTGGCAAACATCCCGAAGCGGCCTTTGCTGGTGGCGCTGGTCCTGACGTTCGCGCTCAGCAACGCGCTGGTGGGGCTGGCTCCCGACTTCACGTTCGCGATGGTTGCCCGGCTGGTGGGCGGCCTGGCGCACGGACTGCTCTGGACCACCATGGCCCCGTATGTGGCCCGCGTGGTCCCGGCCGACAAGGTGGGCAAGGCCCTGGCGGTCGTCTTCAGCGGCAACAGCCTGGGCCTGGCCATTGGCGCCCCGGTCGGCACCGCCTTGGGGACGGTCCTCGGCTGGCGGGCGGCGTTCCTGGCCCTCGCCGGCTTCGGCGTCCTTCTCGCCGTCCTGGGCTTTTTCTTCCTCCCGCCGGTCCGGCGCGGCGCCGGCGAGGCCCGCCCCTCCATGCGCGCGGCCATTGCCCAGCCCGGCGTGAAGTCCGTGGCCATCGCCTGGCCGCTGCTGGTCCTGGCCCACTTCGCACTCTTCACCTACATTGCCCCGTACATCCGCGAAGCCGGCCTGCCCGACTACGCCATCAGCCTCTCCCTCACCGTCCTGGGCGTCGCGGGCCTGCTCGGCATCTGGATCGCCGGGCTCACGGTCGATTCCCACCCGCGGCGTTCGCTTCTGATTACGACGGCGGCAATTGCCGCTTCGATGCTGGCGTTGCCTTTTGTGGGTGGCAGCCTCGTCTTCGCGCTCGCGTTGATGACGGTGTGGGGCGCCGGACTTGGCGCCATCGGCATCTACAACCAGTCGGCCATCCTCCGGGCCGGCCGCGAGAACAAGGACGCGGCCAACGGGCTGACGGTTCTCACCATCCAGCTGGGCATCACCATCGGCGCACTGTATGGGTCCGCCGCGCTGGTGGTGGCCGGGCCGTTGCTGGTTCCCGCCGCCGCGGCCATCCCGGTCATCGCGGCCCTGGTCATCGCCTGGGCAGGGAAGACTGCGGCGTACCCTCCCGGTCCGCGGGAGTCCACCTGGAAGCAGCCGCGGCCGGTCGGCGAGCGCGAAAACACGCACTAG
- a CDS encoding MFS transporter: MTQQPLKKRRLRVSDVNVVDHRVLRKALGGTIVGNTMEWYDVGVFGYLITTMGPVFLPEADKAVQNLFLLGTFGATFIARPLGGIFFGWLGDKIGRQKVLAMTLMLMAAATFAVGLLPGYPVLGIWAAVLLVITKLVQGFSTGGEYAGATTFVSEHSPDHRRGFFASFLDMGSYLGFALGAGLVSVLQLTLGQAQMEAWGWRIPFLIAGPLGIIAIYFRMKIEESPAFAATLEAEAEIARHPETGEVLGPMGPVGIFKAYWQRIVLAMILVAAANTVGYALTSYMPTYLTTNKGYDEIHGTLLTIPVLVVMSLCIPLTGHLSDRIGRRPVLWIGAVSTVVLSLPAFLLISIGTIPATIAGLALVAFPVTFYVANLASALPALFPTAHRYGAMGIAYNFAVAIFGGTTPFIIASLIQLTGNDLMPAYYLMATSAVAAVTIYFLPESARRHLPGSMPSVDSEQAARELVATQDDNPMLDMATLPFGPSYEAAKAAHAGPESRAGEP; the protein is encoded by the coding sequence ATGACGCAGCAACCTCTTAAGAAACGCCGCCTCCGCGTTTCAGACGTCAACGTTGTTGACCACCGGGTCCTTCGAAAAGCGCTCGGCGGGACAATCGTGGGAAACACGATGGAATGGTACGACGTTGGCGTTTTCGGTTATCTGATCACCACCATGGGGCCGGTGTTCCTGCCGGAAGCAGACAAAGCCGTACAGAACCTGTTCCTGCTGGGAACCTTCGGAGCAACCTTTATCGCCCGCCCACTGGGCGGCATATTTTTCGGCTGGCTTGGCGACAAGATCGGCCGCCAGAAGGTCCTGGCGATGACCTTGATGCTCATGGCTGCGGCCACCTTCGCCGTCGGCCTGCTCCCGGGGTATCCGGTGCTGGGCATTTGGGCCGCCGTGCTGCTGGTGATCACCAAGCTGGTGCAGGGCTTCTCCACCGGCGGCGAGTACGCGGGCGCCACCACGTTCGTCAGCGAGCACTCCCCGGACCACCGCCGCGGCTTCTTCGCCAGCTTCCTGGACATGGGGAGCTATCTGGGCTTTGCCTTGGGTGCCGGCTTGGTGTCCGTCCTCCAGCTGACCCTGGGCCAGGCCCAGATGGAGGCCTGGGGCTGGCGGATCCCGTTCCTGATCGCAGGGCCGCTCGGCATCATCGCGATCTACTTCCGGATGAAAATTGAGGAATCGCCCGCGTTCGCGGCAACCCTCGAGGCTGAGGCCGAAATCGCCAGGCATCCGGAAACCGGTGAGGTGCTCGGCCCTATGGGTCCGGTGGGAATCTTCAAGGCCTACTGGCAGAGGATAGTGCTGGCCATGATCCTCGTGGCCGCTGCCAACACCGTGGGCTACGCATTAACGTCCTACATGCCCACATACCTGACCACCAACAAGGGATACGACGAGATCCACGGGACTCTCCTGACCATCCCGGTCCTGGTGGTCATGTCCCTGTGCATTCCACTGACCGGTCATCTCTCGGACCGGATCGGCCGGCGCCCGGTGCTGTGGATCGGTGCCGTCAGCACCGTGGTTCTGTCCCTCCCGGCGTTCCTTCTGATCTCCATCGGGACCATCCCGGCCACGATCGCCGGCCTGGCCCTGGTCGCCTTCCCCGTCACGTTCTACGTTGCCAACCTCGCTTCGGCGCTCCCGGCGCTGTTCCCCACCGCCCACCGCTACGGGGCCATGGGCATCGCCTACAACTTTGCCGTGGCGATCTTCGGAGGCACCACGCCTTTCATCATTGCAAGCTTGATTCAACTCACGGGCAACGACCTGATGCCCGCCTATTACCTCATGGCCACCTCTGCGGTCGCCGCGGTCACCATTTATTTCCTGCCGGAATCCGCCCGGAGGCACCTGCCCGGGTCAATGCCCAGCGTGGATTCGGAGCAAGCTGCCCGGGAGCTGGTGGCAACACAGGACGATAACCCCATGCTGGACATGGCCACGCTGCCCTTCGGCCCCAGTTATGAGGCCGCAAAGGCGGCGCATGCGGGACCTGAAAGCAGGGCGGGGGAGCCATGA
- a CDS encoding GYD domain-containing protein produces MPKYLFEGTYVGQGIKGLMQEGGTKRRDALTEALKSVGGTLESFYYAFGYYDVLGVFDVPDDASAAALSLLINSTGNVNVRLKPLMTVEDLDEAAKRTPSYRAPGQ; encoded by the coding sequence ATGCCGAAGTATCTGTTTGAAGGGACGTACGTGGGCCAGGGAATCAAGGGGCTCATGCAGGAAGGCGGCACCAAGCGGCGTGATGCTCTGACGGAGGCCCTCAAGTCTGTAGGCGGAACGCTGGAGAGCTTCTACTACGCCTTTGGTTACTACGACGTCCTGGGCGTTTTTGACGTGCCGGATGATGCAAGCGCTGCAGCACTGTCGCTGCTGATCAATTCGACCGGGAACGTCAACGTCCGGCTGAAGCCGCTCATGACGGTGGAAGACCTTGACGAAGCCGCCAAGAGGACGCCGTCCTACCGGGCACCGGGACAGTAG